TCAGAAGATAGAAGACCCAATCCCGATGATTTACTTCGCGGGGTTCAAAAATTAGATCAAAAAGAAAAGCGAGGAAAGCTCAAAGTCTTTTTTGGCATGTGTCCGGGCGTAGGAAAAACTTTTGCAATGCTTAGAGCTGCACGCGAAATGAAATCTAACGGTGCCGACATAGTAATTGGTCTTGTAGAAACTCATGGACGCCTTGAAACAGAGAAAATGATTGAAGGACAAGAAATCATTCCCCAAACAAATTTGAATTACAGAGGAACTGTCATTAGACAGTTGGATGTTGATGGCATTTTAGCAAGGCAGCCACAAATTGTTTTGATTGATGAGCTTGCGCATACAAATGCACCAGGAGCTAGACATCTAAAAAGATATCAGGATATTGAAGAAGTCCTAAATGCAGGAATAAATGTTTATACGACATTGAATGTCCAGCATATCGAAAGCAGAGCTGACCTTGTTCAAAAAATCACAGGCATACAAGTTCAAGAAACAGTTCCCGATGTATTTCTAGAAAATGCCGACCAATTTGAAGTCGTTGATATTAGTCCTGAAGAGCTTTTAAAAAGACTCAAAGAAGGAAAAGTATATCTAGGAGATCGCGCAGAAAGAGCTGCTCAAAATTTCTTTAAAGTCGAAAACATAACTGCCTTAAGAGAACTTGCATTAAGATTCACTGCTGAAAAAGTGGATGATGATCTAAGAACCCATATGACAATGAAAAAAATTATGGGTCCTTGGAATACGAATGAAAGACTTTTAGTTGCTATCAGTCACAGTCCATACTCAAGCCGCTTAATTCGAACTGCCCGGAGAAAGGCCTATAATCTAGAGGCCCCATGGGTAGCACTTCATGTAGACAATGGAGAGAAACTTTTAAAAAAAGATTATGAAATGCTTCAGAAGAATATTGCTCTAGCTAAAGAACTAGGTGCAGAAGTTATTACAACAAGAGATCAATCCGTATCTGATGCCATCAAAAGGGTTTCCGAAGAGAAAAACGTAACTCAAATTATTTTAGGACGCCCGGATCGTAGGCTTTTTCAAGATATCTTCACTGGTGGAAATATCTTAGATCGCCTAGTAAGAGAAACCAGTGAAATTGATGTTCATGTGCTGAGACAAGAGCGAAAGCCAATTTATCAGGGATTTCATTTTAAAATGCCTGAGCTTATGTCTAACTTTCAGCATTACTGGTTCACCCTTTGGTTTATGATTGGTGTAGGATTTATTAGTTATACAATTTTATCAATGATTGGGTATAGAGCCGTAGGTTTTATATTTCTTCTTGCAGTATTGATTGTGGCATCTTTAGCCTCTAGAGGTCCTATTCTTTTTGCGGCGACCTTTAGTTTTTTGGCTTGGAATTATTTTTTCATTCCTCCGCAATTTACATTTGCTATCAGCGCTACAGAAGATGTGATGATGATTTTAGCCTTCTATGGAGTAGCAACCGTTGCAGGATTTCTTGCACGCAAAATTCGTCGCCAAGAGGCCGATTTAACCCAAAGAGAATTTAGAGCAAATACTCTATATGATTTCGGAAAAAATATTTCAGAAGCAAAATCACAAAAAGAAATTGCAAAAGTAGCAAAACATAGTCTTGAGAGACTATTCGAATCAGAGGTGGAGATCTTACTAGAGAAGGAAGACGGCTCTTTAAATTCACTGACTATGAGTAATAAAGCTATTAGCGATAAAGATTTTGCCGTGGCTAGCTGGTCATTTGATAACAAGAAAACTGCTGGTTGGAAAACAGACACATTAACCTCTTCGAATTGTCTTTGCATTCCTCTCATGGGACGAGAAAGAGTTGCTGGTGTTCTTATGCTTTACCCCAATAAAAAACAAACGTTCTCTTTAGAACAACAAAACCTTTTGGATAGCTTCTGCGGTCATTTAGCCGTTGCGCTTGAGCGTGAGCAGTTTAAAGGAAAAGCACAAAAAGCAAAAGTTTTAGAAGAATCTGAAAAACTTCATCAAGCTTTAATAAATTCTGTCTCACATGAATTAAGAACTCCTCTAACATCTATAATCGGAGCGGCTACTGGGCTCGCCGATGACAACGTTATTGAGGATAAAAATAGAAAAAGTATTCTCCTAAAGGATCTTTTTCAGTCCATTGAACGCCTCAATCGCGTAATTGATAATCTTCTAGATATGTCTCGTATTTCGTGTGGCGTTCTTACTCCTAAAATGGAGCTTTTTGAAGTGAACGATTTCTTAAAATCTACAATTCACCATGCAGATAAACTTTTAGCTCAACATAAAATTAAATATATTGGGTCAGATGATGTCTATATTTTAGGTGATGATAAACTTATAGAACATGTAATTTTGAACCTTATTAATAATGCTTGTAGGTATTCTGATGCGGGCTCTGAAGTGCAAATAGTCTGTCTGAAGAAAGGGCTAGAAGTTTGGATTCAAGTTATAGATGAAGGCACTGGGGTTCCTTCTCAATATCACCAACAAATTTTTGAGCGTTTTTTTAGATTACCAAATAGCGCTACTGGTGGCACGGGCTTAGGTTTGTCTATTGTAAAAGCAATTGTCGAAGCACATGGCGGAAGTATTTCTGTCTCTGATAGACAAGGCACAAAAGGATCTATCTTTACTATAAAAGGACTTCACTCCCAGGAAATTCCATTTCATATTTCCAACGGAGGAGTTTCATGAAAAATACCAAGAAAGTATTAGTCATAGAAGATGAAGAGTCTGTTCAGAGATTCTTAATCACTACCCTTGAAGCCAATTCTTACTTAACTAGAGCGGAGCTTAACGGACAAAAAGGCATACAGGGGGCTATTGAATTTAGACCAGATCTAGTGCTTTTGGATTTAGGTTTGCCAGATATGGACGGTCATCAGGTCTTAGCAAAAATTAGAGAA
The nucleotide sequence above comes from Bdellovibrionota bacterium. Encoded proteins:
- a CDS encoding sensor histidine kinase KdpD; translation: MSEDRRPNPDDLLRGVQKLDQKEKRGKLKVFFGMCPGVGKTFAMLRAAREMKSNGADIVIGLVETHGRLETEKMIEGQEIIPQTNLNYRGTVIRQLDVDGILARQPQIVLIDELAHTNAPGARHLKRYQDIEEVLNAGINVYTTLNVQHIESRADLVQKITGIQVQETVPDVFLENADQFEVVDISPEELLKRLKEGKVYLGDRAERAAQNFFKVENITALRELALRFTAEKVDDDLRTHMTMKKIMGPWNTNERLLVAISHSPYSSRLIRTARRKAYNLEAPWVALHVDNGEKLLKKDYEMLQKNIALAKELGAEVITTRDQSVSDAIKRVSEEKNVTQIILGRPDRRLFQDIFTGGNILDRLVRETSEIDVHVLRQERKPIYQGFHFKMPELMSNFQHYWFTLWFMIGVGFISYTILSMIGYRAVGFIFLLAVLIVASLASRGPILFAATFSFLAWNYFFIPPQFTFAISATEDVMMILAFYGVATVAGFLARKIRRQEADLTQREFRANTLYDFGKNISEAKSQKEIAKVAKHSLERLFESEVEILLEKEDGSLNSLTMSNKAISDKDFAVASWSFDNKKTAGWKTDTLTSSNCLCIPLMGRERVAGVLMLYPNKKQTFSLEQQNLLDSFCGHLAVALEREQFKGKAQKAKVLEESEKLHQALINSVSHELRTPLTSIIGAATGLADDNVIEDKNRKSILLKDLFQSIERLNRVIDNLLDMSRISCGVLTPKMELFEVNDFLKSTIHHADKLLAQHKIKYIGSDDVYILGDDKLIEHVILNLINNACRYSDAGSEVQIVCLKKGLEVWIQVIDEGTGVPSQYHQQIFERFFRLPNSATGGTGLGLSIVKAIVEAHGGSISVSDRQGTKGSIFTIKGLHSQEIPFHISNGGVS